The Melitaea cinxia chromosome 21, ilMelCinx1.1, whole genome shotgun sequence genome has a window encoding:
- the LOC123663966 gene encoding trypsin, alkaline C-like, which translates to MSAFMSETFIRSEKDRVSARSSRIVGGEVTTVENYPSIVQFDSRNSVTEVFQQICAGSIITNLHVLTAGTCLRPRSYDPRLQRIRAGATSRNAGGVIHYIDSLVIHPYFLESSYSSNIGIARLATSLIFTPAVQRTAIPTLGTVIPDGLPVTQVGWGRTQFMGEFSNALRYVDVLTVNFERCAELYRGNYDWPDLRFIGDLICTGLLNVDGKGSCFGDHGGPLFYGNVTIGVIYGGEDCGNSNYPALNTNIALYTDWIVANAV; encoded by the exons ATGAGTGCATTTATGTCTGAAACATTTATCAGATCAGAGAAGGATC gAGTCTCTGCTAGATCGTCTCGTATTGTTGGCGGTGAGGTTACCACCGTCGAGAACTATCCGAGCATCGTGCAGTTTGATTCCAGAAACTCCGTTACCGAAGTGTTTCAACAAATTTGCGCAGGCTCAATTATCACGAATTTACATGTTCTTACAGCTGGCACATGTCTGCGTCCAAg GTCTTATGATCCTAGACTTCAACGCATTAGAGCTGGAGCGACTTCCCGAAATGCCGGTGGCGTGATTCACTATATTGATAGCCTTGTCATTCATCCCTACTTCCTTGAGAGCTCTTACTCCAGTAATATAGGTATAGCTAGGTTGGCTACTTCACTAATTTTTACTCCTGCTGTCCAACGCACCGCTATTCCAACGCTGGGAACAGTAATTCCAGACGGTCTGCCCGTTACACAAGTTGGTTGGGGTAGAACTCAG tttatggGTGAATTTTCCAATGCCCTACGTTATGTTGACGTCTTAACAGTGAACTTCGAACGTTGCGCTGAACTTTATAGAGGAAATTATGACTGGCCTGATTTGCGGTTTATTGGAGATTTGATTTGCACTGGTCTTCTCAATGTGGATGGTAAAGGATCCTGTTTCGGTGATCATGGTGGTCCATTATTTTATGGAAATGTGACAATTGGAGTAATATACGGAGGGGAAGATTGTGGAAACAGTAATTACCCAGCCCTAAACACTAATATCGCACTGTATACTGACTGGATCGTGGCCAATGCTGTTTAA